One Tunturibacter gelidoferens genomic region harbors:
- a CDS encoding TonB-dependent receptor, with protein sequence MKKLFALIMLLFATAVLSHGQATSVNGGSIQGTITDPSGAIVPNATVTILAVDTGSSKTITTDSAGLYSVGPLNPGNYTVTVSASGFQKLSVTTVVRTGTATPGSFKLTLGSSAETVEVNAGALQVNTEQIGVSGVITREQIDALPVNGRNILDYAQLQPGVILQSGQSFDPTKAGYSAISVSGVGGRTTRILLDGQDITDETVGTTIYNVPSGAIQEFQLNRSTQDVSGEVTSTGQVLVSTQSGTNGFHGNAFYNFQDARAGAADVAGATAPFQRNQFGGYVGGPIIKDKLFFFGGIERIKQSELDAALGASPVFQPILTQFPFVPAPFTDTFSMLRFDYNGPKGIHFFVRGAYSVNAADATFGLTPYQVYQNRDNVPGIVGGADFTTGHFTHSFRGGYEKFHNLLEDGTHGLGNSIYNPSGPSVGGNVTLRGSMNAGPNYLAPQGTFQTDKQFRYDGTWTKGAHTFKFGFDLNRLASGGFAEFYGESLYTRISATPGNLVAGGDPANPLDYVASLYAIGNGNGLFSERPGFGLLGGLSPSWRFGAYAADTWKASPSLTLTAGLRWSVDTDRANQDLATPLCSSVDPSLQFPGCTGNTPLFDQYQQGLGVRTHQPYANFGPQAGFNFSPGDHKTSFRGGIGIFYESSVFNNTGNARTETVQADFPAFNYGVASKGGTKIALPGFGTVTAAPDGTPVSTILSESIGQAAFEVNAIKAEYQAKVKNVAGTNPSYIGGGSGLFANSIYAGPYKSPYSIQFNGGIQREIAKGLVLSVDYVHNATLKLPISQDVNHSGAARTLNVNAAKNAIAATTSSFGCAGGSTSAAITCAIAAGAHITDFAGNGLDSGTTYLGGPSASYFGLTPDTGAAFAGTNPNVGTGLFILPIGRSGYDALQAVLQGQRSHPVPGILSTNYQVSYSLSRIVTSNGSASPTDQFFAGGQSFNNDDPNRYIGRSPLDHSNELSFGGTLAIKYGLNVSAIGHFFSAPASSLTLDTTSGTTGQLFQTDVDGDGTVGDLVPGTIPGAYEHEVKGAGLNRLINNYNATQAGTLTPAGQAVVAAGLFTPGQLTALNGVQQAIALGPNKPLNNAALRTFDLSANYPIHIRKLGESFSLVPGVAMYNVFNMSNFNDIPSIPGNGTGVLINQANAVGGVPGGYFNGPSDQATANSARVVRNSGTFDQGGPRTTEFQLKLNF encoded by the coding sequence ATGAAGAAGCTTTTTGCGCTAATTATGTTGTTATTCGCCACCGCAGTGCTGAGCCACGGGCAAGCCACCTCGGTGAACGGCGGATCGATCCAAGGAACGATCACGGATCCTTCGGGCGCCATCGTGCCAAACGCCACCGTCACGATCCTTGCGGTTGATACCGGCTCTTCCAAGACGATCACTACGGATAGCGCAGGACTATATAGTGTCGGACCGCTAAATCCCGGCAACTATACCGTTACTGTCAGCGCGTCTGGGTTTCAAAAGCTCTCAGTTACAACTGTGGTTCGAACAGGAACAGCGACGCCAGGAAGCTTCAAGCTCACACTCGGCTCTTCTGCTGAAACCGTAGAGGTGAACGCAGGCGCCCTCCAGGTAAATACAGAGCAGATCGGCGTCTCCGGCGTCATTACTCGCGAACAGATCGATGCTCTTCCGGTAAACGGTCGAAACATTCTGGACTATGCTCAGCTCCAGCCGGGTGTCATCCTCCAGTCCGGCCAGTCCTTCGACCCCACCAAAGCAGGTTACTCCGCCATCTCTGTTAGCGGCGTAGGCGGACGTACTACCCGCATTCTTCTCGACGGTCAGGACATCACCGACGAGACCGTCGGAACAACTATCTACAACGTTCCGTCAGGCGCTATTCAGGAGTTTCAGCTCAACCGCTCCACTCAGGACGTCTCTGGCGAAGTAACCTCGACCGGCCAGGTTCTCGTCTCGACTCAGTCTGGAACCAACGGCTTCCACGGCAACGCCTTCTACAACTTCCAGGACGCCCGCGCAGGCGCTGCAGATGTCGCTGGAGCAACTGCCCCCTTCCAGCGCAATCAGTTCGGCGGTTATGTCGGCGGCCCCATTATTAAGGACAAGCTCTTCTTCTTCGGTGGTATCGAGCGAATCAAGCAGTCCGAGTTGGACGCTGCTCTTGGCGCCAGCCCGGTCTTCCAACCTATCCTCACCCAATTTCCCTTCGTGCCAGCTCCCTTTACCGACACTTTCAGCATGCTCCGTTTCGACTACAACGGCCCCAAGGGAATCCATTTCTTCGTGCGCGGAGCCTACAGCGTCAACGCCGCCGATGCCACCTTCGGTCTAACCCCCTACCAGGTCTATCAGAACAGAGACAACGTCCCAGGGATCGTTGGCGGAGCCGACTTCACCACCGGCCACTTTACCCACTCGTTCCGTGGCGGGTATGAGAAGTTCCATAACCTCCTCGAGGATGGAACCCATGGATTGGGAAACTCCATCTACAACCCCTCCGGGCCCTCCGTAGGCGGCAATGTTACGCTCCGAGGCAGCATGAACGCCGGGCCAAATTACCTGGCACCGCAGGGCACCTTCCAGACTGACAAGCAGTTCCGCTACGACGGTACATGGACCAAGGGAGCCCACACCTTCAAGTTTGGCTTCGACCTGAACCGCTTGGCCAGCGGAGGCTTCGCCGAGTTCTATGGCGAGAGTCTCTACACTAGGATCTCGGCTACCCCGGGCAATCTGGTGGCGGGCGGGGATCCTGCAAACCCGCTTGACTATGTCGCTTCGTTGTACGCCATCGGTAACGGTAACGGCTTGTTCTCTGAGCGTCCCGGCTTCGGCCTCCTCGGTGGTCTATCTCCCAGCTGGCGCTTTGGAGCATACGCGGCCGACACCTGGAAGGCTTCACCGTCACTCACGCTTACCGCAGGTCTCCGCTGGAGTGTCGATACTGACCGCGCCAATCAGGATCTGGCAACCCCGCTCTGTTCCAGCGTAGATCCGTCGCTTCAATTTCCCGGCTGCACCGGCAACACTCCGCTCTTCGACCAGTATCAGCAAGGCCTCGGGGTCCGGACCCATCAACCCTACGCCAACTTCGGACCGCAGGCAGGCTTCAACTTCAGCCCTGGGGACCACAAGACCTCCTTCCGCGGCGGTATCGGTATCTTTTACGAGAGCAGTGTCTTCAACAACACTGGAAATGCCCGCACAGAGACCGTACAGGCTGACTTCCCCGCCTTCAACTACGGCGTCGCCTCCAAGGGCGGAACGAAGATAGCTCTGCCTGGCTTCGGCACGGTCACTGCGGCGCCAGACGGAACACCTGTCTCGACCATCCTGAGCGAGTCAATCGGTCAGGCTGCATTTGAAGTAAATGCGATCAAGGCGGAGTATCAGGCGAAGGTGAAGAACGTTGCCGGCACTAACCCTTCGTATATCGGCGGTGGAAGCGGTCTCTTCGCCAACAGCATCTACGCTGGCCCCTACAAGAGCCCCTACTCCATCCAGTTCAATGGCGGAATTCAGCGTGAGATCGCCAAAGGTCTGGTGCTCAGCGTCGATTACGTCCACAACGCGACACTCAAGCTTCCCATCTCGCAAGACGTCAACCACAGCGGTGCAGCGCGTACGTTGAATGTCAATGCGGCCAAGAACGCCATTGCGGCCACCACCTCAAGCTTTGGTTGCGCTGGAGGCTCCACTTCGGCGGCCATCACCTGCGCCATCGCGGCTGGAGCTCACATCACAGACTTCGCAGGCAACGGTCTCGATTCAGGCACTACCTATCTCGGTGGACCATCAGCTTCCTATTTTGGTCTTACCCCGGACACCGGCGCGGCGTTTGCGGGCACCAACCCAAATGTCGGCACGGGACTCTTCATCCTTCCCATCGGCCGTTCTGGATATGATGCACTGCAGGCAGTTCTCCAGGGGCAGAGATCGCACCCTGTTCCCGGCATCCTAAGCACCAACTACCAGGTATCCTATAGCCTCTCCCGCATCGTAACGTCCAATGGATCAGCGTCTCCCACCGATCAGTTCTTCGCGGGTGGCCAGTCCTTCAACAACGACGACCCAAACCGCTACATTGGTCGCAGTCCGCTCGACCACTCCAACGAGCTGAGCTTCGGCGGCACTCTGGCTATCAAATACGGCCTGAACGTCTCCGCAATCGGTCACTTCTTCTCCGCACCTGCGTCTTCGCTTACCCTCGACACTACGAGCGGGACCACTGGACAACTCTTCCAGACGGACGTCGATGGCGATGGAACCGTAGGCGACCTGGTTCCGGGAACTATTCCTGGAGCCTACGAGCACGAGGTCAAAGGTGCAGGACTCAACCGGCTGATCAACAACTACAACGCCACTCAGGCAGGTACTCTGACTCCGGCTGGCCAGGCGGTGGTTGCCGCTGGCCTCTTCACACCGGGACAGTTGACTGCATTGAACGGAGTTCAACAAGCAATTGCTCTGGGTCCCAACAAACCCCTGAACAATGCAGCTCTCCGCACCTTCGATCTCAGCGCGAACTATCCGATCCACATCCGCAAACTCGGCGAAAGTTTCAGCCTGGTCCCGGGAGTTGCGATGTACAACGTCTTCAACATGAGCAACTTCAACGACATTCCTTCTATCCCTGGCAATGGAACAGGAGTCTTGATCAACCAGGCTAATGCTGTTGGCGGTGTTCCAGGCGGATACTTCAACGGTCCATCCGATCAGGCTACGGCCAACTCTGCTCGTGTAGTGCGCAACTCGGGTACCTTCGATCAGGGTGGCCCACGCACGACCGAGTTCCAGCTCAAGCTCAACTTCTAA
- a CDS encoding Fe2+-dependent dioxygenase: MLITIPDILTASELKQARAALDAADWVDGRVTAGYQAQSVKENLQLPEGHPVAVKLGEMILAALARSPLFMSAALPLRVFPPMFNRYTGGGHFGTHVDTAIRANASTGQRIRTDVSATLFLSKPEEYDGGELAVEDTYGVHSVKLPAGHMVLYPATSLHRVTSVTRGARVASFFWVQSMIRNDGDRTLLYDLDTAIQRLAVESPKNAAGVQLTGVYHNLLRRWAEI, translated from the coding sequence ATGTTAATTACGATTCCGGATATATTGACTGCCAGTGAGCTGAAGCAGGCAAGGGCAGCGCTCGATGCAGCGGACTGGGTGGACGGAAGGGTCACAGCCGGGTACCAGGCCCAGAGCGTAAAGGAGAACCTTCAGCTGCCGGAGGGTCATCCCGTAGCGGTCAAGCTAGGCGAGATGATTCTGGCAGCACTGGCACGATCGCCGCTCTTTATGTCGGCAGCGCTGCCCCTGCGGGTATTTCCGCCGATGTTCAACCGCTACACCGGCGGCGGCCACTTCGGCACCCACGTCGACACCGCGATTCGCGCCAACGCCTCCACCGGCCAGCGCATCCGAACCGATGTTTCGGCGACACTCTTTCTCTCAAAACCGGAAGAGTATGACGGCGGCGAACTGGCCGTCGAGGACACCTACGGCGTTCACTCCGTCAAACTTCCCGCCGGCCACATGGTGCTCTATCCGGCGACCAGCCTCCATCGCGTCACTTCGGTAACACGAGGCGCGCGCGTGGCATCCTTCTTCTGGGTGCAGAGCATGATCCGGAACGATGGCGACAGAACGCTGCTCTACGACCTCGACACCGCAATTCAGCGGTTGGCGGTCGAAAGTCCCAAAAACGCTGCGGGTGTGCAACTGACAGGGGTCTATCACAATCTGTTGCGCCGCTGGGCGGAGATCTAG